In the Pseudanabaena sp. PCC 7367 genome, one interval contains:
- a CDS encoding SDR family oxidoreductase produces the protein MSEAKRVAVITGSYKGLGLETGIQLVEKGLQVILTSRDRLKGEPVAAKLKEDGIPVDYHQLDVTNPLSISELTGYVRDTYGHWDVLVNNAGIFPDADSGTIFNADLDIIRHTLNTNTLGALNMAQVAVPFMKANNYGRIVNVSSGMGQLDDMGGQYASYRISKTALNAVTRILNAELVGTNILVNSVCPGWVRTDMGGSSAARSVQEGADTIVWLATLADGSPSGGFFRDRQSIPW, from the coding sequence ATGAGTGAAGCCAAACGTGTTGCCGTGATTACTGGTTCCTATAAGGGGCTAGGACTAGAAACAGGAATTCAATTAGTAGAAAAGGGCTTGCAGGTGATTCTGACCAGCCGCGATCGCCTCAAGGGAGAACCAGTAGCTGCCAAGTTAAAAGAAGATGGTATTCCAGTTGATTATCATCAGCTTGATGTAACCAATCCGTTGAGCATTAGTGAATTAACTGGCTATGTGCGTGATACTTATGGGCATTGGGATGTCTTGGTCAATAATGCAGGTATTTTCCCCGATGCCGACAGTGGCACTATTTTTAATGCCGATCTAGATATCATTCGCCATACCCTCAATACCAATACCCTGGGCGCTTTGAATATGGCGCAGGTGGCAGTGCCATTCATGAAGGCGAATAATTATGGCCGGATTGTGAATGTGTCGTCGGGGATGGGACAGCTAGACGACATGGGCGGACAATATGCCTCCTATCGAATTTCCAAAACTGCGCTTAATGCGGTGACCAGGATTCTTAACGCCGAGCTAGTTGGCACTAATATTTTGGTAAATTCAGTTTGTCCTGGTTGGGTACGCACGGATATGGGCGGTTCTAGTGCGGCGCGATCGGTGCAGGAAGGAGCAGATACGATCGTTTGGTTGGCAACCCTGGCCGATGGCAGCCCCAGTGGTGGGTTCTTCCGCGATCGCCAGTCGATTCCCTGGTAA
- a CDS encoding peptidoglycan-binding domain-containing protein: protein MADPTLFQGATGPAVRTLQELLRNRRFFLSSINGIFDQSTLESVTLFQQSRGMRGDGVVGPSTWSALRTGNTATPTPTPRPQPSPVPGFEPILSRGASGPAVTELQRLLLARGFYRSTIDGEFGFGTEASVMRFQSSRRDLTNNGIVDANTWSALRSNIGNQTRPIDLVNVCRYYDPIRFPHQTNAIQWLERQLDPSVLDGFARRWRNQR from the coding sequence ATGGCAGATCCGACCCTATTCCAAGGCGCAACCGGCCCCGCAGTCAGAACCCTGCAAGAACTACTGCGCAATCGCCGTTTTTTCCTCAGCTCGATCAATGGCATTTTTGACCAATCCACCCTGGAATCGGTGACCCTGTTCCAACAATCGCGGGGGATGCGAGGAGATGGGGTAGTTGGCCCAAGTACCTGGTCAGCATTGCGAACTGGTAACACTGCTACGCCCACACCCACGCCCAGGCCGCAACCTTCTCCTGTTCCTGGTTTTGAGCCAATCCTGTCGCGGGGGGCATCGGGGCCAGCGGTCACAGAACTGCAAAGATTATTGCTGGCGCGGGGATTCTATCGCAGCACGATCGATGGTGAGTTTGGCTTTGGTACCGAAGCTTCGGTGATGCGGTTTCAAAGCTCGCGGCGGGATTTGACTAACAATGGCATTGTTGATGCCAACACCTGGTCAGCGTTGCGATCGAATATTGGTAACCAAACCAGGCCGATCGATCTGGTGAATGTGTGTAGATATTATGATCCGATTCGTTTCCCCCACCAGACCAATGCGATCCAATGGCTGGAGCGGCAATTAGACCCTAGTGTGCTCGATGGGTTTGCACGGCGGTGGCGCAATCAACGTTAG